GATTGGGTGTTTTTATGTGATGTCAGAGAAATGACCTGTAGACTTTATTCACCATATAAATGATCCCAGGACTGCAAAGAAATATATTTTATTGTATCAGAAGAATATAAATTGTATCTGTCTCAATAAAAATATTGTACTGAAAAGGTTGCCAGAAAATGACTTTGACCTCCATGGGAATTGTCTTGAAAATAATTCCTTCAAGAGTTGatcgagaatttggcagtactgaACACACTAATGAATCCCTTTAGAAAAAACATCAACGTCACCATGGCTCACACAGTCACAGGAAGACAGCAGTCACAGAGTCTGCAATACCTACAGAAAGGACATGAATGGGGAGATTTGACATAGAGCTATAACTGTAAAATGATTGACAAGGCATTTCCACAGCAAATATGCACAAATCATTGATAGTCACTCACTGCTTATGAAAACGAACTCCTCCAATAAAGAAAGACTGATTAAGATGAGCCCATCACAATGTCTACAGTGTGAAGGAGAACGTGGCTCAATCCCAGCCGGTCATGAATGAGGTAACGTGTTAAAACATCAACTTGTgacctgtcatcaaggcaaagggtggctgctttgaataatctaaaatatattttgatttgtttaaaactctttttggttaccacatgattccatatgtgttatttcatagttttgatgtcttcactattattctacaatgtaaaataaataaagaaaaacccttgaatgactaggtgtgtccaaactttagccttgaggtgtgttgggtcattgtcctgttgaaatataGATAAACAACATTACATAACAACATTGGATGGCATTACAaattcagttttttttaaatccaacTCATGTTTGCACCAGAAAGAACATTTGAGAAATTATATAATTCACTTGTTGACAACTTGATAATTAAATAGAGTGAGGGTACTACAACTCAGGGTCAGTTTGGATATACTTGAGCTGTAATAAATAAGATGTAGTTTGCAAGAGACAATATTGACTGTACATGcataaaaacataaataaatgcAATAAATACAATGTACAATATAGAAAAAAAAcattgagaaatactgcagaAAGACATTTCACAGGTGAAAAATATCTCAAATTGATATGATATGGCTACTGAAATTAGACCAATAGATAATTCTATAAGATACACTTCGGGATAATAACAAGGCCTCTAATGACCTACGTGCTTTTTAAAACTTAAACTCAAATGAATAAGCTAAGGAAGATACACATTTTGAAGTAACATGATGCTAAGATAAAACAGTGTGATGGTTGAATAACAGCTCATATTATGAACTGCACATTATACACATCTGATGATAGAAGTATGTTTTGGTTGATTGTAAGCATAGATTGCTAAGATGTTTTGACCTTTTTACATCCAGTGAGTTTACCTAAGAGAAGGTAAACAAGAACGGTTGGGACTAAAAATAACAAGATAAcacatgtaaaatatactgtgtctgtaaaaatgTAGATAGGTTCAGAACTCTTGTGAAACagtacagttgaaaaatatatggtaAATAGAAGTCTAAACTGGATGTTCTTCagtgatagatgggaggggttgcaGGTAGCTGAAGGTTGGGGCTATTGTAAAATATATTATgcactccccccacacacactttgGATGGCGCAAAAGGAGGTGGGCCGGATGTTGAAATATGCCAATAACATGACGTGGTGTAGAGCCCTTAAATACCTGGGTTTTCAGAGATAGTTTTATTAAACCAACAGAAGAGGATCAAATCTTTACTTTAATTTTGAATCATTTGGAAAACAATGAGTGGTGGATGTCCATACTTTGAGAAGAAGCACTTGTATGCAATCATTGCATTTCAATTTCTGTTTTAGTCAAATGTTTGTGACATTTCAAAGACATATAATTGAGCTGAATGCTAAATAAATCATCTTTATCATTATTATGATTTGTATGACAGCTAATCAATGCCAATACATGTGTATTTTCATTCCCCAGGTTATTCAAGAGCAAGCTGCACCTGAATGAGGAGGAGGCAGATGACTCTCAAAAAGGAATTAACAAGGCCAGCAAAGGTGGCATCATCTATGGTGACTACCTTCAGGTAAAGCGTTCTCTATCTTCATCTAACTTAATCTTCTACAAGGTTTTTAACATAGTATCATTGTCTTCTGCAGATGGAATATTTGCTCCATCCCTTATAGGTTAATTAACGTAAGGGGTGGAATGGAAGTACAATTTTCATTTGTGTTAGCAGTAGTACTAAATGTTATTTGTTTTGTTCCATTATAGCTTGACAAGGTTGTGACGGCCCAAGTTCTTCAGAGTGAACTGAAAGGGAACAAGATCCACGATGAACATCTTTTCATTGTCACCCATCAAGGTGTAGTATGTTTGTGGTCAAATATCATCAAGATTTGAGAATCAAGAGGAATTGTAATCATAGTGTGCATACATTCCCTTTGGTTCCATTTGAAATCCAGTCAATTCAATACATTAATCTAACCATTTCATTGTGGTTGCACCTAATCCTGGAAGACTTGAATAGCAATTCACCACCAACTTTCCATCAACAAATGATCAATTTAATTTACTTGCAAAGGTGGGACATTATGATTAATTgaatttttattattttatttcagcaTATGAACTCTGGTTCAAGCAGATTCTTTGGGAACTGGATTCAGTGCGAGAGATTTTCATTAGTGGACATGTAAGTACCTCAGAAAGAAAGAGTACCCTGACAAACATTTCAATCCGAGCAGTGTGTTTGTTTTTCTTTCTAAATTAAAGGTACATTCTAGAAATTAAAGTTGCTATTGTGTACATCAAATTGTGGCTTGAATTTAACATATAGTTCATAACTTATGAAAATACAATACGAGTCAATGTTATACCTCATTAAACCACAAAATATAGATAAGGTCAATGACCTAAACCTTTTTTCATGGGTGTTAAGCGGTGTGCTTCTTTCTGTCTAATACGGTCCAATTGCAGCACCCCTAGAAGCCAAAAAATGATAGAGCTCATCTTTAAAATGGTCATGCTTCACCAGGTTCGTGATGAACGCAACATGCTGAAGGTCAACACCCGCATACATAGGATCGTTATGATCTTCAGGCTGCTGGTCGACCAGTTCTCTGTGCTTGAGACAATGACCGCCTTGGACTTCTATGACTTCAGGTAAGCCCCATAGTTAACCCATGGAGAACCTTTAGCTTATATAAATCTTTGTAAACCTTTAACCTCATAAAATTATACCATCTTTACAATTGTAACACTCTTTACTCGTGTGTGTTGTAGAGAGTATCTGTCCCCTGCCTCCGGGTTCCAAAGTCTCCAATTCCGTCTGTTGGAGAACAAGATTGGGGTCCCTGACAACCTGAGGGTCCCCTACAACAGGCGTCACTACAGGGACAACTTCAAAGGACATGAGAGTGAGATGCTGCTCAGTTCTGAGAAGGATCCTTGTCTGCTGAAATTAGTAGAGGTGTGTGAGAAGCACTAAAGAAAAATTACTAAAACATATGAAAAGAGATACTGTTTGAATACTTGATATCATAGCAGTATTGAGAAATACTGTTTGTTGTTCTATTCAGAAATGGCTGGAAAGGACCCCAGGTCTTGAAGGCGATGGGTTCAACTTTTGGAAAAAACTGGAAGCCAACATCTTTGAAGGATTGTGTCTTGAGAAAAAGAAAATTGCGGTATGGGCTGTTTTAAAATAATCCAGTACCAAAAACTTGCCACAACATTACTTATAAGGTTAcataaatataaaataatatgaCTAAAAGCTATGATCTTATTTGTCCTTTTGGCAGAAAATGCCAGACtctgaggagaaggaggagatgatGGAAGAGCTGACGAAGCAAAAAGAGCTCTTCACTTCTCTGTTTGACATCAAAAGACATGAGCATCTTTTGAGCAAAGGTGAGTACCTGCATCCAGGCTAAGCATCTAACACCAACTGCCTCAACAATTCACTACCCATAATTAGTTTAAAACTACAGATCCCAGGTCTAAGAAACCATCCTGTTGTTTGGCCAGGTGAGAGACGGATCTCCTACAAGGCTCTCCAAGGAGCTCTGATGATTTACTTCTACAGGTAAGGAGGGTTCCTTACAGTTTAGGCAGGCTTATGTTTGGTTACCATTTGAGATGTCATTATTACATTGTGGATTGTTCTGTTATTTTTAGGGAGGAGCCCAGGTTCCAGGTTCCCTTCCAACTCCTGTCCAACCTGATGGACATTGATACCCTCATGACAAAATGGAGATGTAAGTTACATCCAAAGACATATTGTATGTAAAGAACAGTTACAGGTGTATTTCGCACTAGATAACATGCTTTCAACTGTCTAGAGTATCATCATTGATTTGGAACAGTTGAAATAACAAGTGTAATATTCCTCCTGTGTCTCAGACAACCATGTGTGCATGGTGCACAGAATGATTGGTAGCAAAGCAGGCACTGGAGGCTCCTCTGGCTACCACTACCTGCGCTCTACTGTCAGGTATGTCATATATGATTAGCTATTGAAATAAACCGGATCCAAAGCAATCCAGAGTTACTGTCAAGCACATGCTCTTATTCCCCTTCAAGGAGCTAAGTAGGTGTTCGTTCTTCTCTCTAACAGTGATCGCTACAAAGTCTTTGTGGATCTCTTCAACCTGGCCACATTTTTGATACCTCGGCACTGGGTGCCCAAGCTGGACCCCAATGAGCACACATTCCTGTTCACTGCAGAGTACTGTGACAGCTCCTACTGCAGTAGTGAGGATTCAGACTAGAACCTGTTATTAACTGTCGAAAGTGGTCAGTTCAGATGGAGGAAAGGTGACAACGAAAGGGAACCACTTTAAACTATGAAGACACACGTGACCCAGTGAgcattatataatatatatcaaatacatttgatttataaTGGGACAAGTAACATAGTATATAATCTTGACCACATAAGCTGACTGCATGTATATATTGTTAATATAATTATTTAGTGTTTATAAAGTATATTGTTTATATAATATTGTGCTGTATTTAAAGTAAGAAAGAATTTGATCTATGTACATGGCCTAATGAATGATAATCATGCACCGACCTATGCACTTTGGATTATTCTGAATGTGTACCCTAAAGAAGCCTATTGTTAATCTTTTTTAGAGTAATATGTTTTTGTACAGTACTTCGATATTGGCGCATTGGGTGTTTTTATGTGATGTCAGAGAAATGACCTGTAGACATTATTCACCATATAAATGATCCCAGGACTGCAAAGAAATATATTTTATTGTATCAGAAGAATATAAATTGTATCTGTCTCAATAAAAATATTGTACTGAAAAGGTTGCCAGAAAATAACTTTGACCTCCATGGGAATTGTCTTGAAAATAATTCCTTCAAGAGTTGatcgagaatttggcagtactgaACACACTAATGAATCCCTTTAGAAAAAACATCAACGTCACCATGGCTCACACAGTCACAGGAAGACAGCAGTCACAGAGTCTGCAATACCTACAGAAAGGACATGAATGGGGAGATTTGACATAGAGCTATAACTGTAAAATGATTGACAAGGCATTTCCACAGCAAATATGCACAAATCATTGATAGTCACTCACTGCTTATGAAAACGAACTCCTCCAATAAAGAAAGACTGATTAAGATGAGCCCATCACAATGTCTACAGTGTGAAGGAGAACGTGGCTCAATCCCAGCCGGTCATGAATGAGGTAACGTGTTAAAACATCAACTTGTgacctgtcatcaaggcaaagggtggctgctttgaataatctaaaatatattttgatttgtttaaaactctttttggttaccacatgattccatatgtgttatttcatagttttgatgtcttcactattattctacaatgtaaaataaataaagaaaaacccttgaatgactaggtgtgtccaaactttagccttgaggtgtgttgggtcattgtcctgttgaaatataGATAAACAACATTACATAACAACATTGGATGGCATTACAAATTCAGTTTTTTTAAATCCAACTCATGTTTGCACCAGAAAGAACATTTGAGAAATTATATAATTCACTTGTTGACAACTTGATAATTAAATAGAGTGAGGGTACTACAACTCAGGGTCAGTTTGGATATACTTGAGCTGTAATAAATAAGATGTAGTTTGCAAGAGACAATATTGACTGTACATGcataaaaacataaataaatgcAATAAATACAATGTACAATATAGAAAAAAAAcattgagaaatactgcagaAAGACATTTCACAGGTGAAAAATATCTCAAATTGATATGATATGGCTACTGAAATTAGACCAATAGATAATTCTATAAGATACACTTCGGGATAATAACAAGGCCTCTAATGACCTACGTGCTTTTTAAAACTTAAACTCAAATGAATAAGCTAAGGAAGATACACATTTTGAAGTAACATGATGCTAAGATAAAACAGTGTGATGGTTGAATAACAGCTCATATTATGAACTGCACATTATACACATCTGATGATAGAAGTATGTTTTGGTTGATTGTAAGCATAGATTGCTAAGATGTTTTGACCTTTTTACATCCAGTGAGTTTACCTAAGAGAAGGTAAACAAGAACGGTTGGGACTAAAAATAACAAGATAAcacatgtaaaatatactgtgtctgtaaaaatgTAGATAGGTTCAGAACTCTTGTGAAACagtacagttgaaaaatatatggtaAATAGAAGTCTAAACTGGATGTTCTTCagtgatagatgggaggggttgcaGGTAGCTGAAGGTTGGGGCTATTGTAAAATATATTATGcactccccccccccacacacacactttggatGGCGCAAAAGGAGGTGGGCCGGATGTTGAAATATGCCAATAACATGACGTGGTGTAGAGCCCTTAAATACCTGGGTTTTCAGAGATAGTTTTATTAAACCAACAGAAGAGGATCAAATCTTTACTTTAATTTTGAATCATTTGGAAAACAATGAGTGGTGGATGTCCATACTTTGAGAAGAAGCACTTGTATGCAATCATTGCATTTCAATTTCTGTTTTAGTCAAATGTTTGTGACATTTCAAAGACATATAATTGAGCTGAATGCTAAATAAATCATCTTTATCATTATTATGATTTGTATGACAGCTAATCAATGCCAATACATGTGTATTTTCATTCCCCAGGTTATTCAAGAGCAAGCTGCACCTGAA
This DNA window, taken from Oncorhynchus gorbuscha isolate QuinsamMale2020 ecotype Even-year linkage group LG13, OgorEven_v1.0, whole genome shotgun sequence, encodes the following:
- the LOC123993504 gene encoding tryptophan 2,3-dioxygenase A-like, with the protein product MSGGCPYFEKKHLLFKSKLHLNEEEADDSQKGINKASKGGIIYGDYLQLDKVVTAQVLQSELKGNKIHDEHLFIVTHQAYELWFKQILWELDSVREIFISGHVRDERNMLKVNTRIHRIVMIFRLLVDQFSVLETMTALDFYDFREYLSPASGFQSLQFRLLENKIGVPDNLRVPYNRRHYRDNFKGHESEMLLSSEKDPCLLKLVEKWLERTPGLEGDGFNFWKKLEANIFEGLCLEKKKIAKMPDSEEKEEMMEELTKQKELFTSLFDIKRHEHLLSKGERRISYKALQGALMIYFYREEPRFQVPFQLLSNLMDIDTLMTKWRYNHVCMVHRMIGSKAGTGGSSGYHYLRSTVSDRYKVFVDLFNLATFLIPRHWVPKLDPNEHTFLFTAEYCDSSYCSSEDSD